A part of Syntrophomonadaceae bacterium genomic DNA contains:
- a CDS encoding gamma carbonic anhydrase family protein — MLHSFKEYFPKVAPNIFIAPGAHIIGRVTIGAGSSIWYNAVLRGDSTEVIVGQDSNIQDNATLHGDPGILMVVGNRVTVGHNSVLHSCHIHDGAIIGMGSVILDDAVIGEESMIAAGSLVPPKKIIPPRTLAMGSPIKVVRELTEAELIQNRRSHQTYRDRALLYLASYTLK, encoded by the coding sequence ATGCTTCATTCTTTTAAGGAGTATTTCCCAAAGGTTGCGCCAAACATTTTTATCGCCCCTGGCGCCCATATAATTGGCCGGGTAACTATTGGCGCCGGCAGCAGTATCTGGTATAATGCGGTACTCCGCGGTGATTCTACCGAGGTTATTGTTGGCCAGGACAGCAATATCCAGGACAATGCCACCCTCCATGGGGATCCAGGGATCTTGATGGTTGTCGGGAACCGGGTAACTGTCGGCCATAATTCTGTGCTCCACAGCTGTCACATCCATGACGGGGCCATTATTGGGATGGGTTCTGTAATCCTTGATGATGCTGTCATCGGAGAGGAATCTATGATCGCGGCCGGATCCCTGGTTCCGCCCAAAAAGATAATCCCCCCCAGGACCCTGGCCATGGGCTCCCCCATCAAAGTAGTGCGGGAATTGACGGAAGCAGAGCTGATCCAAAATAGGCGCTCCCATCAGACTTACCGGGACCGCGCCCTGCTCTACCTGGCTTCATATACCCT
- the amrA gene encoding AmmeMemoRadiSam system protein A encodes MGEIVWAGFLPHPPIIVPEVGGSEGHQAGATVRAVEEAVRQALAADPDVLLCISPHGPVFSDAVAINTMPQVSGSLAAFGAPQVRQEYKNCLELVDLISEESWQRGIQIARVNKELCRIYGVAEKLDHGCLVPLYFMQKAGWQGPVIPVTAGMLPGEDLYSFGVAVKEAIARSSLKAAVLASGDLSHCLQPGAPSGYSPEGERFDQEVVALVRSMDAEGLVSMEPELVEKAAQCGLSSLMIMMGTLDGRAARAQVLAYEGPFGVGYLTAAIAPGQADAGRCLENRLFSQRRTRLAEVRKKESFLVRLAREALETYLKDGRIIPVPPELPPEFRTAKGVFVSLKKNGQLRGCIGTVEPASDSVAEETISNALEAGLKDPRFNPVEKNELAEITYSVDVLEPPEPAASLAQLDPRTYGVIVKSGRRKGLLLPDLEGVDTPEKQVEIAKEKAGIRPHEKYDLERFKVVRYR; translated from the coding sequence ATGGGAGAAATAGTATGGGCCGGATTTTTGCCCCATCCCCCAATCATTGTGCCAGAAGTTGGAGGCTCCGAGGGCCATCAGGCCGGGGCGACAGTCCGGGCGGTTGAGGAGGCGGTAAGACAGGCGCTGGCTGCAGACCCGGATGTTTTGTTGTGTATAAGTCCGCATGGTCCGGTTTTTAGCGACGCTGTGGCAATAAATACAATGCCGCAGGTGAGCGGTAGCCTGGCAGCTTTTGGGGCGCCTCAAGTCCGGCAGGAATACAAAAATTGCTTGGAACTGGTTGACCTGATTTCAGAAGAAAGCTGGCAGCGGGGAATCCAGATCGCCCGAGTTAACAAAGAATTATGCCGGATTTATGGTGTGGCCGAAAAGCTGGATCACGGCTGTCTTGTGCCCCTGTACTTTATGCAAAAAGCCGGCTGGCAGGGTCCGGTAATACCCGTGACCGCCGGCATGTTGCCGGGAGAAGACCTGTATTCCTTCGGTGTAGCCGTAAAAGAGGCTATCGCCAGATCTTCCCTAAAAGCAGCTGTCCTGGCCAGCGGCGACCTTTCCCACTGCCTGCAACCCGGGGCACCATCCGGGTATAGCCCGGAAGGTGAAAGGTTTGACCAGGAGGTCGTGGCCTTGGTCCGGTCCATGGATGCGGAGGGGCTGGTGAGCATGGAACCTGAATTGGTGGAGAAAGCTGCCCAGTGTGGATTATCTTCTTTGATGATCATGATGGGAACCTTAGATGGGAGGGCGGCAAGAGCTCAAGTCCTGGCTTACGAAGGGCCTTTTGGTGTGGGGTACCTGACGGCCGCAATCGCGCCAGGACAGGCAGATGCTGGGCGCTGCCTGGAGAATCGCCTGTTCAGCCAACGCCGGACAAGACTGGCTGAAGTCAGGAAAAAGGAATCCTTCCTGGTCCGGCTGGCCCGGGAAGCCCTGGAAACTTATCTTAAAGACGGCCGCATCATTCCCGTGCCGCCTGAACTTCCGCCTGAGTTCAGGACGGCTAAGGGTGTATTCGTTTCCCTGAAAAAGAACGGGCAGTTAAGGGGATGTATCGGCACGGTGGAGCCGGCCAGTGATTCTGTGGCGGAAGAGACAATAAGCAATGCCCTGGAAGCCGGGCTCAAGGATCCAAGGTTTAACCCGGTGGAGAAAAATGAATTGGCTGAGATAACTTATTCGGTGGATGTCCTTGAACCGCCCGAGCCGGCAGCTAGTTTGGCTCAATTGGATCCCAGGACTTATGGGGTAATTGTAAAAAGTGGCCGCAGGAAAGGGCTCTTGCTGCCCGATCTCGAAGGAGTGGACACCCCCGAAAAACAGGTAGAGATCGCTAAAGAAAAGGCGGGCATCCGGCCCCACGAAAAATATGACTTGGAAAGATTTAAGGTAGTCCGTTACCGGTAA
- the amrS gene encoding AmmeMemoRadiSam system radical SAM enzyme — protein sequence MQAAMFFEKIEDSHVRCLLCPHACRLGRGETGKCRVRVNLNGSLATANYGLVTAMAMDPIEKKPLYHFFPGKEILSVGTFGCNLRCPFCQNWSITHGDSPKKKITPDYLVSLAEAAKPDGTCVGIAYTYSEPLVWYEFVRDTAALAAARNLKNVLVTNGMVQEAPLIELLKYIDAMNIDIKGFSGRSYQKRLGGSLQTVLNTAKTASRRGCHVEITTLIVPGLNDREEEIGELTTWIADNLGADVPLHLSRYFPNYQMTADPTPLEVMEMARDLAREKLNYVYLGNTNLPGAADTYCPECQAKLIERQGYRVILAGLDGRTCRRCGYKVWGHTCQKS from the coding sequence GTGCAGGCAGCAATGTTTTTTGAAAAAATCGAAGATAGCCATGTCAGGTGCCTTTTATGCCCCCATGCCTGCCGGCTTGGAAGAGGAGAAACCGGCAAGTGCCGAGTGCGGGTCAATCTTAACGGCAGCCTGGCAACTGCCAACTATGGTCTGGTAACGGCAATGGCCATGGACCCGATCGAAAAAAAGCCTCTTTATCACTTCTTTCCCGGCAAGGAGATCCTTTCAGTGGGGACTTTTGGGTGTAACCTGCGCTGTCCTTTCTGCCAGAACTGGTCAATAACCCATGGTGATTCGCCGAAGAAAAAAATTACTCCTGATTACCTGGTGTCCTTGGCAGAAGCCGCTAAACCGGATGGCACCTGTGTAGGGATTGCCTATACCTATTCAGAGCCATTGGTCTGGTATGAATTTGTAAGGGACACAGCGGCCTTGGCAGCGGCGAGGAATTTAAAAAATGTGCTGGTAACCAATGGAATGGTGCAAGAGGCTCCCTTAATAGAGCTGCTTAAATACATTGATGCCATGAACATTGATATTAAGGGATTTTCAGGCCGGTCTTATCAAAAACGGCTGGGAGGTTCTTTGCAAACAGTTTTAAATACTGCCAAAACAGCTTCCCGGAGAGGCTGCCATGTGGAAATAACCACCCTGATCGTCCCTGGGCTGAATGACCGGGAAGAAGAAATCGGGGAATTGACAACCTGGATCGCCGACAATCTGGGGGCCGACGTTCCCCTGCATTTGTCCCGCTACTTCCCCAACTACCAGATGACAGCCGACCCTACTCCGCTTGAGGTGATGGAAATGGCGAGAGATCTGGCCAGGGAAAAGCTAAACTATGTTTATTTAGGTAATACAAACCTGCCGGGGGCTGCTGACACCTATTGTCCCGAGTGCCAGGCCAAGCTGATCGAACGCCAGGGCTACAGGGTGATCCTGGCCGGGTTGGACGGGAGGACCTGCCGCCGCTGCGGGTATAAGGTATGGGGACACACCTGCCAGAAATCATGA